One Fusarium oxysporum f. sp. lycopersici 4287 chromosome 8, whole genome shotgun sequence genomic region harbors:
- a CDS encoding alpha-D-xyloside xylohydrolase, whose translation MFFDDKTRLRYKYDAEELWIEPWGPNAFRVRATKAAVMPSQDWALQKLAEVTPEISITDESASIKNGNIKARISRQGKLIIEKADGKLILEEYSRHRRDLLDPKCSALEVEAREFKGILGTDNYHLTMRLESVSPDEKIFGMGQYQQPWLDLKGLDLELAHRNSQASVPFAVSSLGYGLLWNNPAIGRAVFGKNIMSFEAFSTRILDYWIVAGDTPAAIVEAYADATGKVPIMPEYGLGFWQCKLRYQTQEELLEVAREYKRREIPIDLIVIDFFHWPKQGDWKFDSDYWPDPDAMVKELTDLGIELMVSIWPTVDKTAENYQYMLEHGYLIRTDRGVRIGLDFQGQTVHLDTTNPDARKYIWDTVNKNYYSKGIKTFWLDEAEPEYAAYDFDNYRYWLGSNGTIGNIYPVNYAQAFYEGQQEAGQKNIVNLLRCAWAGSQKYGALVWSGDIASSWSSFRNQLCAGLNMGISGIPWWTTDIGGFHGGDPNDEGFRELFVRWFQWGAFCPVMRLHGDREPQQPQQGTTGGATCRSGAPNEVWSYGPQVYDICVKYIKIREDLRPYTRKLMKEAHEKGTPVMRPLFYEFPGDKKCWDISTQYLYGDKYLVCPVLTPGQTKTEVYLPKLSNGEKWSSFNGDESYESGTTVTVDCPLTQMPVFVRGA comes from the exons ATGTTCTTCGACGACAAGACTCGCCTCCGCTACAAATATGATGCGGAGGAACTCTGGATTGAACCATGGGGTCCAAATGCGTTCCGCGTGAGGGCGACCAAAGCTGCCGTGATGCCATCGCAAGATTGGGCGCTTCAGAAGCTTGCAGAAGTGACGCCAGAAATCTCTATTACTGACGAGTCTGCATCCATCAAGAATGGAAACATCAAAGCCCGCATCTCCCGCCAGGGCAAATTGATTATTGAGAAAGCCGATGGGAAGCTGATTCTGGAAGAGTACTCTCGTCATAGGCGGGATCTTCTCGATCCGAAGTGCAGTGCTCTGGAAGTGGAGGCTCGCGAGTTCAAGGGAATACTGGGAACAGACAACTATCATCTGACAATGCGTCTTGAGAGCGTCAGTCCAGATGAGAAGATCTTTGGAATGGGCCaatatcaacagccttggCTTGACCTGAAAGGActcgatcttgagcttgcaCACCGCAACTCTCAAGCAAGCGTTCCCTTTGCTGTGTCCTCACTTGGTTATGGACTCTTGTGGAACAACCCCGCGATAGGAAGGGCTGTATTTGGCAAGAACATCATGAGCTTCGAAGCATTCTCAACTCGAATCCTTGACTATTGGATTGTCGCAGGGGACACACCAGCTGCGATTGTGGAAGCATACGCAGATGCTACTGGCAAAGTTCCCATTATGCCTGAGTATGGACTTGGGTTTTGGCAGTGTAAGCTACGATACCAGACACAAgaggagcttctcgaggTGGCTAGAGAATACAAGCGCCGAGAAATTCCGATTGATCTCATAGTCATCGATTTCTTCCATTGGCCCAAGCAAGGAGATTGGAAATTCGACTCAGACTACTGGCCTGATCCTG ACGCCATGGTTAAAGAGCTCACAGATCTCGGAATCGAGCTCATGGTCTCTATCTGGCCAACTGTTGATAAAACAGCTGAAAATTATCAGTACATGCTGGAGCACGGATACTTGATCCGTACTGATAGAGGTGTCCGGATCGGTCTGGACTTCCAGGGCCAAACGGTACATCTTGACACCACAAACCCAGATGCAAGGAAATACATATGGGACACAGTAAACAAGAACTATTACTCCAAAGGCATAAAGACGTTCTGGCTAGATGAAGCAGAACCAGAATATGCAGCATACGACTTTGATAACTACCGCTACTGGCTAGGCTCCAACGGGACGATTGGAAATATCTATCCCGTCAACTACGCTCAAGCCTTTTATGaaggccaacaagaagcgGGCCAGAAAAACATTGTCAATCTCCTTCGCTGTGCTTGGGCTGGCAGCCAGAAGTACGGAGCTCTGGTATGGAGCGGAGATattgcttcttcatggtcTAGCTTCCGCAACCAGCTATGCGCAGGCCTCAACATGGGTATTTCGGGTATACCTTGGTGGACCACAGATATCGGCGGATTTCATGGAGGCGATCCCAACGACGAAGGCTTCAGAGAACTCTTTGTGCGGTGGTTCCAGTGGGGCGCATTCTGCCCTGTTATGAGACTTCATGGTGATCGTGAACCTCAGCAACCACAGCAAGGGACGACCGGCGGTGCGACATGTCGCAGTGGAGCACCTAACGAGGTCTGGTCTTATGGCCCTCAAGTTTATGATATCTGTGTCAAGTATATCAAGATCAGGGAGGACCTTCGACCGTATACTCGAAAGCTTATGAAAGAAGCACATGAAAAGGGAACACCAGTCATGCGGCCTCTGTTCTATGAGTTCCCTGGCGATAAGAAGTGCTGGGACATTTCGACCCAGTACCTCTATGGTGACAAGTATCTGGTCTGTCCTGTACTGACACCAGGTCAAACCAAGACGGAAGTCTACCTACCCAAGCTCTCAAATGGAGAGAAGTGGTCTTCTTTCAACGGTGATGAGTCTTATGAATCCGGAACAACTGTCACTGTTGACTGTCCTTTGACTCAAATGCCAGTCTTTGTTCGAGGAGCATGA
- a CDS encoding hypothetical protein (At least one base has a quality score < 10) has product MDLAYDHITEDGYAKKTEEPKSPQPQSTLNEDLQDAYKAFSNSPWGARIGGFFGNVVKQGESVYTQASKELAEVGEDASKGLTGLRSTILSHTRNLSLNTVTGGESSRGGENDQATTPRASQDGSSEAKQSENTLARLRAEAAKRLKDLQKAEDAADEALIKFGGNVRNFLRDAVSIAPPQESDQSGTVLFESKDAQGKRVIHTSRFDAQLHVIHTSTESFTKDPNSADYAAWSKDFDADKKTPEIDDDLQKFPDLRATMERLVPDQVPYVDFWKRYYFLRHGIETAEARRRDLLKAASAEDDVAWSDDDSDEDDSDASDDTSTPAAKTKVETKVEPKDEPKTTPATPSTTATTATTATTATTATTTQPAKTLLKPTEPRKSNDEKSQADSEASYDVVGAASGKTTQTPNSPKDPKDAKKKEESSDEEDDSDEDDSDSDEDWE; this is encoded by the exons ATGGATCTGGCTTATGATCATATCACAGAAGATGGCTACGCTAAGAAGACGGAGGAGCCAAAGAGTCCTCAACCTCAGTCAACGTTGAATGAGGACCTCCAAGACGCATATAAGGCCTTTTCCAACAGTCCATGGGGTGCCAGGATTGgtggcttctttggcaatGTTGTGAAGCAG GGCGAATCAGTATATACACAAGCCTCCAAGGAGTTGGCGGAAGTAGGTGAAGATGCATCAAAAGGACTTACTGGCCTTCGATCAACAATTCTAAGCCATACAAGGAACCTTTCACTCAACACCGTGACTGGCGGCGAAAGCTCTAGAGGCGGCGAGAATGATCAGGCCACCACACCTAGGGCATCACAGGATGGTTCATCAGAGGCCAAACAGTCCGAGAACACCCTGGCTCGGCTCAgagctgaagctgccaagAGGTTAAAGGACCTCCAGAAAGCCGAGGATGCCGCTGATGAGGCCCTTATCAAGTTTGGCGGCAATGTCCGGAACTTCCTTCGTGATGCCGTCAGTATTGCACCTCCACAGGAATCCGACCAGAGTGGCACTGTTCTCTTCGAGAGTAAGGATGCTCAAGGCAAGCGTGTAATTCATACATCAAGATTTGATGCTCAACTACACGTTATTCACACATCGACGGAGAGTTTCACAAAAGATCCCAATAGTGCTGATTATGCAGCGTGGTCAAAAGATTTTGATGCTGATAAGAAAACACCTGAAATCGACGATGATCTACAGAAATTCCCCGACTTGCGAGCTACTATGGAGAGGTTGGTTCCTGACCAGGTTCCCTACGTTGACTTCTGGAAGCGCTACTATTTCCTTCGTCATGGTATTGAGACAGCTGAGGCTAGACGACGAGATCTTCTTAAGG CTGCCTCCGCCGAGGATGATGTTGCTTGGAGTGATGATGATTCCGACGAGGATGACTCTGACGCTTCCGATGATACTAGTACACCCGCGGCTAAGACTAAGGTTGAGACCAAGGTTGAACCCAAGGACGAGCCCAAGACTACCCCTGCTACCCCCTCAACCACTGCCACTACTGCCACCACTGCCACTACTGCCACCACTGCCACCACTACCCAACCTGCAAAAACCCTCTTGAAGCCAACTGAGCCCCGCAAGTCAAATGACGAGAAGTCACAAGCGGATAGTGAGGCTAGCTACGATGTTGTCGGTGCAGCATCTGGCAAGACAACACAGACTCCCAATAGCCCCAAGGATCCTAAGgacgccaagaagaaggaggagagcagtgatgaggaagatgatagtgacgaagaCGACTCAGATAGCGATGAGGACTGGGAATAG
- a CDS encoding DnaJ like subfamily C member 9 has translation MSDHEDVLESEPPTIDPYEILSLERTATSDDIKKSYRKAALKNHPDKVPKDQKDAAHEKFQAIAFAYAILSDPARRKRYDETGSTSESIVDSEGFNWSDYYREQYKESVSGDAIEKFAKKYKGSDEEKGDVLDAYEHCQGDMDALYERVILSDVLEDDERFREIIDTAIKSKKVPSFPAYTKESKKKREGRVKQARAEATEAEDYAKELGVHDKLFGGDKKSKKNKGKGNSEDDLAALIQKRQQDRSESFLDHLAEKYGAKESKGKGKKGKKRPVEDEPSEEAFQAAASRLKGSKRSKR, from the exons ATGTCGGACCACGAAGATGTGCTGGAGAGCGAACCTCCCACTATTGACCCATATGAGATTTTGAGCCTCGAGAGGACTGCGACGAGCGATGACATCAAGAAATCTTATCGAAAGGCTGCGCTTAAGAACCACCCAG ATAAGGTGCCAAAAGATCAGAAAGATGCTGCGCACGAGAAGTTCCAAGCTATTGCGTTCGCCTACGCCATCCTCTCTGACCCCGCCCGTCGCAAACGGtatgatgagactggctCGACTTCCGAATCGATCGTAGACTCCGAAGGATTCAACTGGAGCGACTACTACCGAGAGCAATATAAAGAGTCTGTGTCGGGCGATGCGATCGAGAAGTTTGCCAAGAAGTACAAAGGctctgatgaagagaagGGAGATGTGCTCGATGCGTACGAACATTGCCAAGGCGACATGGATGCGCTGTACGAGAGAGTCATTCTAAGCGACGTTTTGGAGGACGACGAACGTTTCCGTGAGATCATCGACACGGccatcaagagcaagaaagTGCCCAGCTTCCCGGCCTACACAAAagagtcgaagaagaagcgagaggGTCGTGTGAAGCAGGCCCGGGCTGAAGCTACGGAGGCTGAAGACTACGCAAAGGAGCTAGGTGTGCACGATAAGCTCTTCGGCGGcgacaagaagagcaaaaagAATAAGGGCAAGGGAAATTCAGAGGACGACCTGGCAGCACTGATCCAAAAGAGACAGCAAGATCGCTCAGAGAGTTTCCTGGATCATCTCGCCGAAAAGTATGGTGCCAAAGAGAGCAAGGGCAAAggcaagaagggcaagaagcgGCCTGTTGAAGATGAGCCGTCGGAAGAGGCCTTTCAGGCAGCTGCTTCTCGTCTGAAGGGCTCGAAGAGGTCGAAACGGTAG
- a CDS encoding hypothetical protein (At least one base has a quality score < 10), giving the protein MADRGGRGGRGRGGRGGGPQDGRGGGRGGSYQDGRGGGRGGPSGFSDSRGGRGRGDGFQGRGRGDGSRGDFRGGFSGPSGGRGRGGPRGGRGGRGGFGGHPEGPAVFTMGKSIPQPDGAIAQLEDEVVKSQAISVAQLTSNMGNLSMEDKQNLGKFPPRPAFGSKGTPVTLWTNYYQVKTQTPVLYKYTMTVKEIVPEGQEETKERVPKTKGKGGKPAKSRESGTREVKGRKLYLVIKEALNELSKKDKNLLLATEFKSQLISLRKLKLEQNNTIRFNMPSSEGSEKTDVFEVVFNGPVEARVDEMLKYVNSKTGASDDGSDPSQAMTYPKFPDVIDALNVIFGFGPRSKLDEISAVGSSRFFAFGSESRRNEVILGRLRALKAARGYFQSVRLATGRLLLNVNVTHGVFKIDGPCAAFFDGFGVHATPSSEMARKLKLLNRFLPKTRVWIKTKYGSKEVRRSKAIHGLVSIRDINKQCRDKTPKFRHGTDFVVGPGDVSFWLEDEGNSRYITVADFYKQKYNVNLKNYPLFNVGTAAKPTFVPAEFLEIQPGQSVKAKLTGAESTDMVNFACRTPYANALSITTDARETLGLDDDALGHFGIQVGRQLLTVQGRVLAVPRVAYLDQQKRAKTVDPRNGAWNLKDVKVVKPGQPVKKWTYINILSSPRSEPVGSQSVIAFSQFMRKTMNIAVNDPVPLKPDYANSQDVEKVFVWAQKNQVEIILVILDSTDSEMYGRIKTLGDCTYGIHTICVLGFQLRKENPQYFANVALKWNLKTGGVNHKLHNEVGLIKEGKTMVVGYDVTHPTNMSADKSDAAPSLVGLVATVDRDMGQWPAYSWEQSSKQEMLDETLTEAFKSRLELWQKHNRQELPENIVIFRDGVSTGQFAQVLRTELPRIRIACNGKYPKNKAPKISIIVSVKRHQTRFYPTSEENAMEKNHNIQNGTVVDRGITEARYWDFFLTAHASIKGTARPAHYTVLLDEIFRSKFKSEAANELEKFTHELCYLFGRATKAVSVCPPAYYADIVCTRARAHRPEFFEETDGESVITAGSAAKGKAVHPRLINSMYYI; this is encoded by the exons ATGGCTGATCGAGGTGGTCGTGGTGGGCGAGGCCGGGGAGGCCGTGGTGGTGGACCTCAAGATGGCCGTGGTGGTGGCCGTGGTGGTAGCTATCAAGACGGTCGTGGTGGTGGCCGCGGCGGCCCTTCTGGTTTCTCTGACTCTAGAGgtggaagaggacgaggcgATGGCTTCCAGGGCAGAGGTCGTGGTGATGGAAGCCGTGGTGACTTCCGAGGCGGCTTCAGCGGCCCTAGTGGCGGTcgtggaagaggaggacCACGAGGTGGTCGTGGCGGCCGAGGCGGCTTCGGTGGTCACCCCGAAGGGCCTGCTGTCTTCAC CATGGGAAAATCTATTCCCCAACCAGATGGCGCCATTGCacagcttgaagatgaagtgGTGAAAAGCCAGGCCATATCTGTCGCTCAGCTCACCTCCAACATGGGCAACCTGTCAATGGAAGATAAACAGAACCTCGGAAAGTTCCCTCCGCGACCTGCCTTTGGCAGTAAAGGAACCCCAGTCACACTCTGGACGAACTACTATCAGGTCAAAACTCAAACTCCCGTCCTCTACAAATACACGATGACTGTCAAGGAAATTGTTCCCGAAGGACAGGAAGAGACAAAAGAGCGCGTCCCCAAGACTAAGGGCAAGGGAGGCAAGCCTGCAAAGTCTCGAGAGTCTGGTACTCGCGAGGTCAAGGGCCGTAAGCTCTACCttgtcatcaaagaagcccTCAATGAACTCtccaagaaggacaagaactTGCTTCTTGCGACTGAGTTCAAGTCACAGCTTATCTCGTTGCGCAAACTCAAGCTTGAGCAAAACAACACCATACGCTTCAACATGCCCTCTTCAGAAGGCTCCGAAAAGACAGATGTCTTCGAAGTTGTTTTCAATGGCCCTGTAGAGGCTCGTGTTGACGAGATGCTCAAATACGTCAACTCAAAGACTGGCGCTTCGGATGATGGCAGCGATCCTTCCCAGGCCATGACCTACCCCAAGTTCCCTGATGTCATTGATGCCCTGAATGTCATTTTCGGCTTCGGCCCACGGTCAAAGCTTGACGAGATCAGCGCTGTGGGAAGCTCGCGCTTCTTCGCATTCGGGAGCGAGAGCCGCCGAAACGAGGTGATCTTGGGCAGACTCAGAGCTTTGAAAGCTGCGCGCGGCTACTTCCAATCCGTCCGCTTGGCCACTGGCCGCCTTCTCTTAAACGTCAATGTCACTCATGGTGTCTTCAAGATTGATGGTCCCTGTGCCGCGTTCTTTGATGGGTTCGGTGTTCACGCAACTCCGTCATCTGAGATGGCCAGAAAATTGAAACTGCTCAACAGATTTCTTCCCAAGACCCGCGTCTGGATAAAGACCAAATACGGGAGTAAGGAAGTTCGAAGATCCAAGGCAATTCATGGCTTGGTGTCGATCCGCGACATCAACAAACAATGTCGCGATAAGACTCCCAAGTTCCGCCACGGGACAGATTTTGTGGTTGGACCAGGAGATGTTAGCTTCTGGCTGGAAGATGAGGGTAACAGCCGGTACATTACCGTCGCGGATTTCTACAAACAGA AGTACAACGTCAACCTGAAAAACTACCCCCTTTTCAATGTTGGCACTGCCGCAAAGCCTACCTTTGTCCCTGCCGAGTTTCTCGAGATCCAGCCTGGGCAGTCAGTAAAGGCTAAGCTCACCGGCGCCGAGTCAACTGACATGGTGAATTTTGCTTGCCGAACCCCATATGCCAACGCTCTCTCGATTACCACGGATGCCCGAGAAACCCTCGGGCTTGACGATGACGCACTG GGTCATTTCGGCATTCAAGTTGGTCGACAACTCCTCACGGTTCAAGGACGCGTTCTGGCCGTGCCTCGAGTTGCATACCTCGACCAACAGAAGAGAGCCAAGACTGTCGACCCGCGCAATGGAGCCTGGAACCTCAAAGATGTCAAGGTTGTCAAGCCCGGCCAACCCGTCAAGAAATGGACCTACATCAACATCCTGTCCAGCCCTAGATCTGAACCCGTGGGATCTCAGTCAGTTATTGCGTTCTCCCAGTTCATGAGGAAGACCATGAACATCGCCGTTAATGACCCTGTTCCGCTGAAACCCGACTATGCCAACAGCCAGGATGTCGAAAAGGTATTCGTTTGGGCCCAGAAAAACCAAGTTGAGATTATTCTTGTGATTCTTGACTCAACTGATTCGGAAATGTATGGCAGGATCAAAACCTTAGGCGACTGTACTTATGGTATTCATACCATCTGTGTTCTGGGGTTTCAGCTGCGTAAGGAAAATCCCCAGTATTTCGCGAATGTTGCTCTCAAGTGGAATCTGAAGACTGGCGGTGTCAACCACAAACTTCACAATGAGGTCGGCTTGATCAAAGAGGGCAAGACAATGGTGGTTGGCTACGACGTTACACACCCCACCAACATGTCTGCCGACAAGAGTGATGCTGCACCCAGCTTGGTTGGCTTAGTGGCAACTGTTGACCGGGACATGGGACAATGGCCAGCCTACTCCTGGGAGCAGTCGTCCAAGCAGGAGATGCTTGATGAGACCTTGACTGAGGCATTCAAGTCGCGCCTTGAGCTTTGGCAAAAACACAACCGACAGGAGTTGCCAGAGAACATTGTCATCTTCCGCGACGGTGTGTCCACTGGCCAGTTCGCCCAGGTTCTTCGCACAGAATTGCCACGCATCCGCATTGCGTGCAATGGCAAGTACCCGAAGAACAAGGCTCCGAAAATCTCCATCATTGTGTCTGTCAAGCGACACCAAACTCGCTTCTATCCCACCTCCGAAGAAAACGCAATGGAGAAAAACCACAATATCCAAAACGGCACGGTCGTCGACCGCGGTATCACGGAGGCTCGCTACTGGGACTTTTTCCTCACCGCCCATGCAAGCATCAAGGGCACTGCCCGTCCTGCGCACTACACAGTgcttcttgacgagatcTTCCGatccaagttcaagagcGAGGCAGCcaacgagcttgagaagttcaCTCACGAGCTCTGCTATTTGTTCGGGCGGGCCACCAAGGCTGTGAGCGTTTGCCCTCCCGCCTACTATGCTGACATTGTCTGTACTCGCGCTCGAGCTCATCGCCCCGAGTTCTTCGAGGAGACTGACGGGGAGAGCGTCATCACTGCTGGATCAGCCGCTAAGGGCAAGGCAGTCCACCCCAGACTGATCAACTCCATGTACTATATCTAA
- a CDS encoding hypothetical protein (At least one base has a quality score < 10) → MIKGQAGLNMWAASLAAAGLIDKTPNFLCRAIFFKLPLQTPPKLSPQSWPLQNLHRSSAAERQSEFEQAVAYALHLWPALTLSVQNGWGGPDSADKRDWFAGAVADLFPEYTDTPPKNGKVPEDPDLEEVETVLLQIMVDEFEVNVDDDSGTEVAGNILRARASCTLGTFDEVKALRTRWLNRKGTKVEGIFKKAEDADQDTDWESDEDDSEDDEGGADVEMDEAPPLVAVPKEKPQPQVDEDGFTMVTKKKK, encoded by the exons ATGATCAAGGGACAGGCAGGATTGAATATGTGGGCCGCTTCTCTGGCCGCAGCGGGTCTAATCGATAAAACACCAAATTTTTTATGCAgagccatcttcttcaaatTGCCCCTCCAAACCCCGCCAAAGCTATCACCACAATCATGGCCTCTACAGAATCTGCACAGAAGCTCGGCGG CTGAACGCCAATCCGAGTTCGAGCAAGCCGTCGCATACGCCCTTCACCTATGGCCTGCCCTTACACTCTCAGTCCAGAACGGCTGGGGTGGTCCCGACTCTGCCGACAAGCGCGATTGGTTTGCCGGTGCCGTTGCCGACCTCTTCCCAGAATATACCGATACACCTCCCAAGAATGGAAAGGTTCCCGAGGATCCTGATctagaagaggttgagactGTCCTGCTCCAGATCATGGTTGACGAGTTCGAGGTCAACGTCGACGACGACTCCGGCACAGAAGTTGCTGGAAACATTCTCCGTGCTCGCGCGAGCTGCACTCTCGGAACCTTTGACGAGGTCAAGGCTCTGCGCACACGCTGGTTGAACCGCAAGGGGACAAAGGTTGAGGGTatcttcaagaaggctgaggatgcCGACCAGGACACAGACTGGGAGAGCGATGAAGACGATTCAGAGGATGACGAGGGTGGCGCTGATGTCGAGATGGATGAGGCCCCCCCTCTGGTTGCGGTTCCTAAGGAGAAGCCCCAGCCTCAGGTCGACGAGGATGGCTTCACGATGgtcaccaagaagaagaaataa